The following nucleotide sequence is from Nitrospira sp..
TATGAGTATTGCTTCGGATGAAGGTGAGTAGTCCAGGGGGCCAGGAGATGGTGGAGAGTAGTGGCTCATGGAGGTGAGTATAGTTCCGAGAAGCACTGCGGCAACATCCCGCCTTGGAGGGGCCAGAGTGTGGAGATTCGATTGACTTATGATGACAGGTAATTGAGAGACAGTTTATTGGCGGCGTGCGGCATAAAAGCGGTGGCTGCAGGCCCGACATCGCCAAGGATAACGCCCAAGTAGATACCTGATGAGGTCTCGCCACCCCCGACGTTCAGAGCGACGGATGATTCCGGTACAGGTGGGACAGGAATAAGCGTTCCTGGACAGGGCTTCCGCTGAGGGCCGATCGCCCAAGAGAGAAGTTATTTACTGAGTCCCCGATTTGAAAGCCTCGCACAAGTCACGGGAGTAGTCGTGTGTCGGTGCGCAGGGTGTAGGTTTTTGGTCTTCCCGGTTCGCCATGCAATAAAATCGCTCTCGATAGCTGATGGAGAGTAAGTCGAAGGGGCTGATTCGAGGGTGTTCCGATTTTTCGCATCGGCGGTTGGTCGCGGCCTCGTTGTGTGCAGTGCTCAGATACTTGACGTGAGGACGCATCACTCCTGCCACCACACCAGGCGAATGAGATAGATACCTGCCACATAAGTTCCCGCAATGACGATGGCCCAGAGCATGATCGTGCCTCCTTTTTTATCTTCTCCGTCTTTCCCGGACTGTCGCTGTCATAACGACTCTGGGAAGAAGCAACTCGCGTACCACTTTCGTGGTGCGTGTCAATCTGGGGTAAGTGTATTGGTTTGCTTGTGGGGAGTACCCGCGCGGTCATCGCGCTAAGAACGCCCGTCGAGACAAATGGGAACAAGGTGTATCTGATTCGATAATGACAGCATCAATTTGGATAACCTTGAGAAGCTCGGCTTAAATGTGGATATGGGTTGGCTGTTCATGGCTGGGGGAGTTTACGGTTTGGACGGCCAGAAATGCCTGCAGGAACATGGCACTAATGAGCCTTGGATGGCACATGCATACCTAGCAGGAGATTGAAAGCGGTCACCGAGCTGGTGCCTGTCTCAATCAAGGCGTGCCTGGATTCTGGTCACCAGAGCTAGTTCGAGCTCAGAAGTGAACTCACAATTGCGACCAGAACCATGAATAGCGATGCGATTAGGCTGAGTGCCGCAGGCAAGTCGCTCTGTGCTCTGCGGAGGAGCTCGTTTTGGATGTGATCTTTCTCAGCCATTTTGATCGCAATTGAATTACGCAAGATTCTGAGCGGGCGTAGCGCCTTTTCGAGGTTGTTGTTCGACGGCCAAGGCATGGGCTGTGATGGCGTAGCCGCAGTGGCCGCAAGATAGAAATCCTCCCGTGGGGGCAAGGCTGTGATGTTTACAGCGTGGACAATCATAGAGCTTCATAGAGGTTTCCTGGATTAGTGGCAGAAGTCATTGTGTAGTGTCGGGATTGTGCCGGATGGTTGTGGCTGCCGTAACTCCTTATACCGTGCGTGTAGGTGTGCCACGGTGTTGGCGAACGATGTGAACTCGTTGGACTCAAAATGTAGGGTGACTGAGCCATACCTGAAGTGAAGTTTGCCGCAGGTACACATGTTGAGTGCCGTCTGGCCGTTACGCGGATTCAGCGAATGCATGGGTTGTGAGCTCCTTTGTTGTATGGGAGGGCGGTTTCGATGATCGGTCGTAAGACCGGCTGGTGATTCGCAATAAAGACTCATCCGGATTAGGACTTGGGACGTCGTGTGATTCGTAGATCGTCTACCGTTATGTTGGATATGGTGCGGCGTGATTTCGCCTGCCTCTCGCCTGAGGAAAATGAGCAGAGTGAGCTATGGGCCCCGCAATTGATACACCTCCATCGGTTCTCCGGATGATAGAAGTCATTGGATGGCTCGCTGGCAAGATATCCTCCGCAACGAGAACAACTCATGCGTTGCTCCTCCAGGATAAAGGGTTCTCTGTGAAGCCGCTGGGTGGAGATGGTAAAGGGGTGCTCCCTTCACAGTCTCCACCCAGCGGGTCCATTCACGCTACTCCGTCGACCTGATGGGCTTGATCAGTGTCGCCTTGTCTTCGGGCGAGGGACATAAACGGGCAGTTCAGTTCCTGGTCGCGCTGAAGATTGGAGCAGGGCGAATGACCATTATGATTGTAATTCTCAATATCATAATAGCGAGTTGGTGAGATTTCGGGAATGCTTACTTTCCGGATCTTCAGATATTTTCTTGGTGCTGAGGGTGTGCGGGCATACTAGTCGAACTGTGAAGTTGAGGTCCTGGCACGGAACGCAAAAGAGGGAACTGAAAGGCGGTTTGGGAGGAGTGTGGTAGTCGCGGCCGGCTCAATCAGTGAAACTTCTTTGTCTCCTAGCCTGGAGAGTTGAACCTACGCCACGCTCAGCATGAGACGGAGGAGCGAGGCCGGTCATCTTCGCGAGCGTTTCGACTTGCGTTGAGCAAGGCAACGATCGAGGATTTTTACTTCCACGATTTGCGTCATACCTTTGCGACGACCCTCGTACAGAGCGGGATCGATCTTTACAAGGTACAACAGTTGCTCGGGCACAAACCGCCCATCATGACGC
It contains:
- a CDS encoding tyrosine-type recombinase/integrase, producing MNLRHAQHETEERGRSSSRAFRLALSKATIEDFYFHDLRHTFATTLVQSGIDLYKVQQLLGHKPPIMTQRYVHHYPESLRDGVEILDRLRDSSTKAAQSAGLEEGANYVTA